In Gossypium raimondii isolate GPD5lz chromosome 12, ASM2569854v1, whole genome shotgun sequence, a single window of DNA contains:
- the LOC105763352 gene encoding zinc finger CCCH domain-containing protein 62 isoform X2: MSDKKGKAKPTLISLSSSEEEDETEEEDGDDDDYEDKSFSSSSGDETEEEEEEEEEEENDSDDNDRTENDDSLCNGVITLLKEGGDLESLSLKQLKAYLRNHGLRITGTKAVCQQRILEHWRIKDGRAEALYPRSSFFINCTGDVCKGDVVLFTQKVYKKFNKMTRRGKLLGKRTIAGRVVKESYGKAKQQHTFTVEVLWSKGSKKLPPLFPLLVKGRNLYNLKTYRRHWSDEAERKHVLAEKHKRGNAARLVKAMKRTRKWSTDVGMLESEMVKVQNAKSIHINQDHRKKEKLLNQTGERLITHEEKPLFQGVQVWVTITKCLLQLEK, translated from the exons ATGTCTGATAAGAAAGGAAAAGCCAAACCTACTttgatttctctctcttcttccGAGGAAGAAGACGAaacagaagaagaagatggtgaCGATGATGATTATGAAGATAAAAGCTTTTCCAGTTCCAG TGGAGATGAAACtgaggaagaggaagaggaagaggaagaggaagagaaCGATTCGGACGATAATGATCGGACCGAGAACGACGATTCTCTCTGCAATGGAGTTATCACTCTTCTCAAAG AAGGAGGTGACTTAGAAAGCTTGAGCTTGAAACAACTCAAAGCTTATTTGAGAAACCATGGCCTCCGAATCACAGGCACTAAGGCAGTGTGTCAACAGAGAATTCTTGAGCATTGGAG aATAAAAGATGGGAGAGCTGAAGCCTTATATCCCAGGTCATCGTTTTTCATCAACTGTACTG GTGATGTTTGTAAAGGAGATGTTGTTTTGTTTACTCAGAAGGTTTATAAGAA GTTCAATAAAATGACTAGGCGTGGAAAACTTCTGGGGAAGAGAACTATTGCAGGAAGGGTTGTGAAGGAAAGCTATGGCAAAGCCAAACAACAACACACATTTACG GTTGAAGTATTATGGAGCAAGGGGAGTAAAAAATTGCCTCCATTATTTCCTTTGCTTGTAAAGGGTCGAAACCTTTATAATTTGAAAACTTACAGACGG CATTGGAGTGATGAGGCCGAAAGAAAACATGTACTTGCCGAGAAGCACAAACGAGGCAACGCAGCAAGACTGGTAAAAGCAATGAAAAGAACGAGGAAGTGGTCTACTGATGTTGGTATGTTGGAGAGCGAGATGGTGAAA GTACAAAATGCCAAAAGCATTCACATCAATCAAGACCatcgaaaaaaagaaaaactactgAACCAGACAGGGGAAAGATTAATAACCCACGAAGAAAAACCCCTATTCCAAGGTGTCCAAGTATGGGTAACAATTACCAAGTGTCTTCTCCAGTtggaaaagtga
- the LOC105763352 gene encoding zinc finger CCCH domain-containing protein 62 isoform X1 has translation MSDKKGKAKPTLISLSSSEEEDETEEEDGDDDDYEDKSFSSSSGDETEEEEEEEEEEENDSDDNDRTENDDSLCNGVITLLKEGGDLESLSLKQLKAYLRNHGLRITGTKAVCQQRILEHWRIKDGRAEALYPRSSFFINCTGDVCKGDVVLFTQKVYKKFNKMTRRGKLLGKRTIAGRVVKESYGKAKQQHTFTVEVLWSKGSKKLPPLFPLLVKGRNLYNLKTYRRHWSDEAERKHVLAEKHKRGNAARLVKAMKRTRKWSTDVGTKCQKHSHQSRPSKKRKTTEPDRGKINNPRRKTPIPRCPSMGNNYQVSSPVGKVKKKQNSRLRVSNTSYSYEKPVHFAKDTGAFHHSYAGTILNPYQPQRNFNHQSAPHGFSSYNIGSTSTMVRSLPFRPYVDPWTIPASQNQQFN, from the exons ATGTCTGATAAGAAAGGAAAAGCCAAACCTACTttgatttctctctcttcttccGAGGAAGAAGACGAaacagaagaagaagatggtgaCGATGATGATTATGAAGATAAAAGCTTTTCCAGTTCCAG TGGAGATGAAACtgaggaagaggaagaggaagaggaagaggaagagaaCGATTCGGACGATAATGATCGGACCGAGAACGACGATTCTCTCTGCAATGGAGTTATCACTCTTCTCAAAG AAGGAGGTGACTTAGAAAGCTTGAGCTTGAAACAACTCAAAGCTTATTTGAGAAACCATGGCCTCCGAATCACAGGCACTAAGGCAGTGTGTCAACAGAGAATTCTTGAGCATTGGAG aATAAAAGATGGGAGAGCTGAAGCCTTATATCCCAGGTCATCGTTTTTCATCAACTGTACTG GTGATGTTTGTAAAGGAGATGTTGTTTTGTTTACTCAGAAGGTTTATAAGAA GTTCAATAAAATGACTAGGCGTGGAAAACTTCTGGGGAAGAGAACTATTGCAGGAAGGGTTGTGAAGGAAAGCTATGGCAAAGCCAAACAACAACACACATTTACG GTTGAAGTATTATGGAGCAAGGGGAGTAAAAAATTGCCTCCATTATTTCCTTTGCTTGTAAAGGGTCGAAACCTTTATAATTTGAAAACTTACAGACGG CATTGGAGTGATGAGGCCGAAAGAAAACATGTACTTGCCGAGAAGCACAAACGAGGCAACGCAGCAAGACTGGTAAAAGCAATGAAAAGAACGAGGAAGTGGTCTACTGATGTTG GTACAAAATGCCAAAAGCATTCACATCAATCAAGACCatcgaaaaaaagaaaaactactgAACCAGACAGGGGAAAGATTAATAACCCACGAAGAAAAACCCCTATTCCAAGGTGTCCAAGTATGGGTAACAATTACCAAGTGTCTTCTCCAGTtggaaaagtgaaaaagaagCAAAACTCAAGGTTAAGAGTCTCTAATACCTCTTATAGTTATGAAAAGCCCGTTCATTTTGCTAAAGATACAGGTGCCTTTCATCATTCATATGCCGGTACTATCCTAAATCCATATCAACCTCAACGAAACTTTAACCACCAGAGTGCACCTCATGGGTTTTCCAGCTATAATATCGGATCTACTTCAACAATGGTAAGGTCATTGCCCTTTAGACCTTATGTAGATCCATGGACAATACCTGCTTCTCAAAACCAGCAGTTCAACTGA